The Glycine soja cultivar W05 chromosome 15, ASM419377v2, whole genome shotgun sequence region GAGAACACCATCTTCATCATTCTAATTAaggattaatttaaataaattaaatttatgaattagTAATTGAATTAATCCTTAAaacaatgtaacaaaaaaaatccttaaaataattttatttgataataactATTAACTAGTTACTTGTCATTTGTCAACACTAACCATCATTTCTCATAAAATTGGTTTTGATTAATTTCAACTTGATtttgttttctcaaaaattgactCGACCTAATTAAATTTGACCTAACATGACAAAACTTATTTGATTTGGACTTCAATATTCACTCAACTTGATCGAAGTGACTCGTTTGCATCTCTCTATTTATTCATTCCTTCATTTGCTACCTAGCTCCTTTTCATGTTCGAACTATTTGTATcaacttttcatttttagtttaaagCATAAATTCTTTAAAgtctaaaatatatttcttttgcttatatttatttatgtatgtgTTGTAGGAGGAAAAATTTtactacataaaattatttgtgcTAGTGATTTTTGTCAACTAAAGATCAATATATGGATGGTGGATATTCTTTTCCAGGACATTTCcacttcattttttaataataaactaaGAAAAACATTAGCCACACATCTTCTAATACTCTTCTTCTAACACTTTCTCAATGATTCACTGGAATTTATCTTTGTGTACATATTGCTATTatctaaggttttaaattgtatttataatttcattGTGACCTTTGATATTGTAAACAAATGTTGTTGATGCAACCGCACTTAAACTTaccaaattttttgttttaagagacAAACTTGAAAATGTTTGACATTACACCCAAAATAATAATCGCTTGAACCCTTTTTTAAAACCTTACTATAACCTAATTACATGCATATGAATAtactattaataatttaaattttgtgataacTTTTATATCGTTCTCAATTAAATaccaatacaattttttatccaTTTAATTAAAACAACACAATAGTTTGGCGCCTAAAAATCTTGACTAATACCCCTATATTTCTTAAACGTTACTTTCAATAAAACTATGAAACCTAAAGACGACTTTCTTCAAAACTAAAACTTTATGGATGTcatctaattaaaatattgaatatctAAATACTAGTAAATGGAATTGTGAAGTCAGACGTACATGATCAATGCTTTTGTTTGAAAATGGTACATTTTACACGGATATGTGATTGTGTATACTGCGCAGAAAAGGACCCAATTGCACAAAACAGCTCGGAATTTTCATCATGGAGGGCATCTCCAAGTCAAAAAGAGTCAGTTCCAGCAGACCTATTATTTCCTTTTCCCACAAAGGCACTATATCTGCACGGCACCCCAACAGTgccataataaaataaataatcttgtTAATCAATACCTTAGAATATTACTTAATGaactaaaaatcaaaaaatatatttatcataaaaatcataaaggaaaggaaaaaaattatttgtaacacaattttgcacattttttttaactaatgtctTAATAGTACATGTTAACATttacctaaaataaaaaactttatagTGTATACATATAAATGAATTTATTCAATACGGAATCTCTGATGATTAAGGTGGTCTAAATTTCACCTTACCTCAAATTTTGGGATCCTACAACTTGCCTCAAAGGGTCTAATGTTTAACCAAGCAGTGGGATTTCCCTTTGCTTTTGTTTGAAGAAAGTGGCTAAAGGGTATTGAGGTCAAAGGGAAAATGGAAGTTGCCTGTGTTGGAAAGAGACAACCCAGTCCAAAAGAATGCAGCGTtaagaatatataaataagGAAACCAAGCCAAACGAAAAAAGACCCCAGGGGGTAATACTACTAAGGCAAGCTAAAGCCCCTTATAACAAAATAAGAACCAAACACAAATCCTCTCATTTACCTTGTCTCTCTCTGCCtccaaaattttcaaacaagaaaagaaaggaattcTGCTCCATGTAATTACCTCTATATCTATTCCACAACCTCAGATTCTCTTCCTTGCTCACAATGGCTACATTCATCAGAAAATTGGTTTTCAGCTATGCTTTTCTCGCACTTTTTCTCTCAGCAGGTACCCTGTTTGTTCTGTTTTTTCTATGCCTCTTTTTTTGTTCTTGCATATGTATTTATAACTTGTATTtacatggttttaaattgcggtTGCGATCGTGTTGCGGTGAACCAGAAAATCTTTACATTGCGGACATGCGGCTGATGCAGCTGCAATTGAGATCATGATGGATTGCGGAGTGTCAAAATACCTTAACGTTACCACTGCAATTGCAGTTACggactgcaatttaaaaccattAGAGCAATATTGAATAGTACTATTTTCTAACACATTATTCCATTAATTGTGCAACCAATCACAGGTATTGGAGTTTTTCTAGGTGTTGAATCTTTCGGAATCAACTATGGCCAAGTGGCTAACAATTTGCCACAACCAGACAAAGTCGTTGAATTGTTGAGCACCCTTAACCTCACAAAAACAAGAATCTATGATACCAATCCGCAGATTCTGACTTCTTTTGCCAACTCAAACATTGAAATAATTGTGACGGTGGAGAATGAAATACTAAGCCAGTTGGATGATCCTCAACAAGCACTTCAATGGGTGAACAGCCGCATCATACCGTACCTACCCGAGACAAAGATCACTGGGGTTCAGGTTGGGAATGAGGTCTTCACTGATGATGACATCACTCTCATTGAGCACCTTGTGCCAGCAGTGGTGAACATTCACAATGCTCTAGCTCAATTAGGTTACTCAAACATCAAAGTTTCAACACCAAGTTCCTTAGCAGTGCTTGATCAATCTTACCCTCCTTCAGCTGGTAGTTTCAAGAGTGAAATCTCTGGGATCATGTACCAGTTTTTGAACTTCTTGTCAAGCTCCAAGTCCCCCTTTTGGATCAATGCATACCCCTACTTTGCGTTCAAGGATGACCCTAATGGGATTTCCTTGAACTATGTGATGTTCAATCCTAATGCAGGAATGGTTGACCCTTACACCAATCTCCACTATGACAACATGCTTTATGCTATGGTAGATGCTGTTTCATTTGCCATTGCTAAAATGGGGTTCAAGGGAATAGAGGTTAGGGTCTCTGAGACTGGTTGGCCATCAAAAGGAGATGCTGATGAGGTCGGCGCCACGCCGATGAATGCTGCAACTTACAACAGGAACTTGTTGAGAAGGCAAATGGCGGGTGAAGGGacacctttgaatcctagaatgAGGTTGGAAGTGTACTTGTTTGCGTTGTTCAATGAAGACTTGAAGCCTGGACCAACCTCAGAGAGAAACTACGGTCTCTTTCGGCCTGATGAATCCATGACTTACAATGTGGGGTTGTCTGCTCTTGCAACCTCATCAGCATCAACTTCCTCCTCTTCAATTTCTCTTGCTTCCTCTGGCACTAAGATTAAGGTAAAATCATTGATTATAAAGTTCTTTTTCATCATT contains the following coding sequences:
- the LOC114387166 gene encoding glucan endo-1,3-beta-glucosidase 14-like; its protein translation is MATFIRKLVFSYAFLALFLSAGIGVFLGVESFGINYGQVANNLPQPDKVVELLSTLNLTKTRIYDTNPQILTSFANSNIEIIVTVENEILSQLDDPQQALQWVNSRIIPYLPETKITGVQVGNEVFTDDDITLIEHLVPAVVNIHNALAQLGYSNIKVSTPSSLAVLDQSYPPSAGSFKSEISGIMYQFLNFLSSSKSPFWINAYPYFAFKDDPNGISLNYVMFNPNAGMVDPYTNLHYDNMLYAMVDAVSFAIAKMGFKGIEVRVSETGWPSKGDADEVGATPMNAATYNRNLLRRQMAGEGTPLNPRMRLEVYLFALFNEDLKPGPTSERNYGLFRPDESMTYNVGLSALATSSASTSSSSISLASSGTKIKVAPWEYQSLMNWMFVFVLISTLCG